Proteins encoded within one genomic window of Humulus lupulus chromosome 1, drHumLupu1.1, whole genome shotgun sequence:
- the LOC133830243 gene encoding uncharacterized mitochondrial protein AtMg00820-like yields MDEEEQNEEDNKEATQSPWKTGLHQRAADDAIDSQLEAVSPQPRRSTRVRNLNPKYANVAIAKEEKFREPDAYEEASQNITWIETMKEKISALEKNQAWELVPKPKEVKPISCKWVYKVKSHPDGSIERYKAQLVAQGFSQQYGLEYVETFNPISKITTV; encoded by the coding sequence ATGGATGAAGAAGAACAAAATGAGGAAGACAACAAAGAGGCAACACAAAGTCCCTGGAAAACAGGATTGCATCAAAGAGCAGCAGACGATGCAATTGATAGTCAACTTGAAGCAGTAAGCCCACAACCTCGGAGATCAACAAGAGTGCGAAATCTAAATCCCAAGTATGCCAATGTTGCTATAGCTAAAGAAGAAAAGTTCAGAGAACCAGATGCATATGAAGAAGCATCCCAGAACATCACGTGGATAGAAACTATGAAAGAAAAGATAAGTGCTCTAGAGAAGAATCAAGCTTGGGAGTTGGTGCCAAAGCCAAAGGAAGTAAAACCCATTTCATGCAAATGGGTATACAAGGTAAAATCTCATCCTGATGGTTCGATTGAGAgatataaagctcaattagtagCTCAAGGATTCTCTCAACAATATGGGCTAGAGTATGTTGAGACGTTCAACCCAATTTCCAAGATTACAACAGTATGA
- the LOC133830259 gene encoding secreted RxLR effector protein 161-like translates to MEAMSSYARMKGMACKMEQLRRMLRYFKDIINYGLLYKKREEVKIVGYCDVDYAGDHDTRRSTTEYVFKLGSGVVSCCSKRQPTPAIHLAENPVFHARTKHVEVHYHFSERKCIARGARDAPSEE, encoded by the exons ATGGAAGCAATGTCAAGTTATGCACGCATGAAGGGAATGGCTTGCAAGATGGAGCAAT TGCGACGAATGCTGAGGTATTTCAAAGATATCATTAACTATGGTCTCTTATATAAGAAAAGAGAAGAAGTTAAGATAGTTGGATACTGCGATGTTGATTATGCTGGAGATCATGATACTCGTCGATCAACAACTGAATATGTATTCAAGCTTGGATCTGGAGTTGTTTCTTGCTGTAGCAAAAGGCAACCAACG CCTGCTATTCATCTAGCAGAAAATCCAGTTTTTCATGCTCGAACAAAGCATGTGGAGGTGCACTATCATTTTTCTGAGAGAAAATGTATTGCAAGAGGAGCTAGAGATGCACCAAGTGAAGAGTGA
- the LOC133803837 gene encoding small GTPase LIP1, protein MFWKERERDNKELNGGPPCGQVRVLVVGDSGVGKTSLVHLIVKGSSIARPPQTVGCNVDVKHTTYGNAGSSSNSIKGDSERDFFVELWDVSGHERYKDCRSLFYTQINGVIFVHDLSQRRTKTSLQKWATEISTTGTFSAPLGSGGPGGLPVPYIVIGNKADIAAKEGTRGSSGNLVDAARHWVEKQGLLPSSEELPLTESFPGSGGLLAAAKESRYDKEAVMKFFRMLIRRRYFSDDLPASNSWSVSPIQRPVQRLDENLSDDDQSYKKTSFSSDPYKYNVLPPLPAQRNLTPPPTLYPQQPVSVSENYNLPRFSLNGSSETGSAARSRRSDINV, encoded by the exons ATGTTCTGGAAGGAACGTGAGAGGGATAACAAAGAGCTAAACGGTGGTCCGCCATGTGGGCAGGTTCGAGTACTTGTCGTTGGTGATTCAG GTGTTGGGAAAACTTCTCTTGTACATTTGATTGTCAAAGGTTCTTCAATTGCTCGCCCTCCTCAGACAGTTGGCTGTAATGTTGATGTAAAG CACACTACTTATGGAAATGCTGGCAGCTCTTCAAACAGCATTAAAGGTGATAGTGAAAGAGATTTTTTTGTTGAACTTTGGGATGTTTCAGGGCACGAGAGATATAAAGATTGTCGGTCTCTTTTCTACACCCAAATCAATG GTGTTATTTTTGTTCATGATCTCTCTCAAAGGAGAACAAAAACTAGTTTGCAGAAGTGGGCAACTGAGATTTCTACAACAGGAACATTTTCAGCTCCTTTAGGATCTGGAGGACCTGGTGGCCTTCCTGTTCCATACATTGTTATTGGCAATAAAGCTGACATCGCTGCAAAAGAGGGTACAAGAGGAAGCAGTGGAAATCTTGTTGATGCAGCTCGCCATTGGGTTGAAAAGCAGGGTCTGCTCCCATCTAGTGAGGAACTTCCACTAACAGAGTCTTTTCCAGGCTCTGGAGGGCTTCTTGCG GCTGCAAAGGAATCAAGATATGACAAGGAAGCTGTGATGAAATTTTTTAGAATG TTGATCAGGAGAAGATATTTTTCAGATGATTTACCAGCTTCAAATTCATGGTCTGTTTCTCCAATTCAAAGACCTGTGCAGCGACTGGATGAAAATTTAAGTGATGACGACCAATCATACAAGAAAACAAG TTTCAGCAGCGATCCCTACAAATACAATGTGCTCCCTCCTCTTCCAGCTCAACGCAATCTGACTCCGCCTCCAACACTTTACCCTCAGCAGCCTGTTTCAGTCTCCGAAAACTATAACCTGCCTAGATTTTCTCTGAATGGCTCCTCTGAAACTGGCAGTGCTGCCAGATCAAGACGGTCGGATATCAATGTTTGA